The Phacochoerus africanus isolate WHEZ1 chromosome 3, ROS_Pafr_v1, whole genome shotgun sequence genome window below encodes:
- the LOC125122038 gene encoding thyrotropin-releasing hormone receptor-like: MEKPTEHPERVNNPSSLGPMPRPPLAVQAVTLTLVPLVCAVGVVGNAMVVLVVVRSRHMVTSTNCYLVSLATADLLVLLAAGVLTVAEAASTRVWVFGHAGCLGITYLQYVGINASTGSITAFTVERYLAICRPLRAQALCTVARAKRIAASVWLGTGAYCVLWLFLVDTRETAYADGVQVQCGYRVSRALYLPIYFLDFALFYALPLGLATVFYALMVRVLFAEPRPAGGDLGRSGSAHQGGPAGPGRSSSRGRRGAFNSRKQVTKMLAVVVVLFALLWLPYRTLVVVNSFLSPPYLNLSFLLFCRLCIYLNSAINPIVYALMSQRFREAFHRLFQCRLAQSKLPPKEATPVYYSVIKDCPQHRLGSWKEPGSLMSRQGGDPGTSGQGPPSYPY; this comes from the exons ATGGAGAAACCCACCGAGCACCCGGAGCGGGTGAACAACCCATCGAGCCTGGGTCCCATGCCCCGCCCTCCATTGGCTGTACAGGCGGTAACCTTGACCCTGGTGCCCCTCGTGTGCGCCGTGGGTGTGGTGGGCAACGCCATGGTAGTCCTGGTGGTGGTCCGGAGCCGCCACATGGTCACATCCACCAACTGTTATCTGGTGAGCCTGGCCACCGCGGACCTGCTGGTGCTCCTGGCCGCCGGAGTGCTCACCGTGGCTGAGGCAGCGTCCACTCGGGTGTGGGTCTTCGGCCACGCAGGCTGCCTGGGCATCACCTATCTGCAGTACGTAGGCATCAACGCGTCCACAGGCTCCATCACCGCCTTCACGGTGGAACGCTACCTCGCTATCTGCCGTCCCCTGCGCGCCCAGGCTCTGTGCACCGTGGCGCGGGCCAAGCGCATCGCGGCGTCGGTGTGGCTGGGCACCGGCGCCTACTGTGTGCTCTGGCTTTTCCTGGTGGACACGCGCGAGACCGCGTACGCCGACGGCGTGCAGGTGCAGTGCGGCTACCGCGTGTCGCGCGCTCTGTACCTGCCCATCTACTTCCTGGACTTCGCGCTGTTCTACGCGCTGCCGCTGGGTCTGGCCACCGTGTTCTACGCGCTCATGGTGCGCGTCCTCTTCGCGGAGCCGCGGCCTGCTGGCGGCGACCTGGGCCGCTCGGGCTCTGCGCACCAGGGCGGCCCTGCTGGTCCAGGGCGCTCCTCCTCCCGGGGCAGGAGAGGTGCCTTCAACTCCCGGAAGCAG GTCACCAAGATGCTGGCGGTGGTTGTGGTCCTTTTCGCTCTGCTGTGGCTGCCCTACCGCACCCTGGTGGTGGTGAATTCCTTCCTGAGCCCGCCCTACCTCAacctcagcttccttctcttctgccgCCTTTGCATCTATCTGAACAGCGCCATCAACCCCATCGTCTACGCCCTCATGTCCCAGCGTTTCCGGGAGGCCTTCCACAGACTATTTCAGTGCCGGCTGGCCCAGTCCAAGCTCCCACCCAAGGAGGCCACCCCTGTTTACTACAGTGTCATCAAAGACTGTCCCCAGCACAGACTGGGCTCTTGGAAGGAACCAGGGAGCCTGATGTCCAGACAGGGAGGGGATCCTGGCACCTCAGGACAAGGCCCACCCTCTTACCCCTACTGA